CCATGAGTGCGTCAACGGCCTGACCGGTCAGTGACGAGACGATGCGTGGCAGCGCCACATAGACGGTGGCGGCCAAAATGAGCGTGATCAGAATCTTGAGCGGAAACCCGAGGGCGAACGCGTTGAGGGCGGGGGCGACCCGGGTGATGAGGCCGAGGCCGGCATCCGCCAAAAAAAGCACCACGAGGAGAGGGCCGGCAATCTGCACGGCGGCGAGAAACATTTGGCTGACCGAGGAGATGAGCATCTGAACGGGGGTGGCCATGTCGATGCCGCCGCCCAGCGGGAGGGCATTGAAGGAGCGCACCAGTCCGCCGATGATGAGCTGATACCCACCCGAGGTGAAGAGCAGAACGAGGGCCGTCATCTGAAACAGGCGGGTGAACTGCGCACCATTCACCATGGCTTGCGGGTCGTAACCCTGAGCCATTTGAAAGCCGCTGAAGAGGTCGATCAGGCCGCCGGCGGACTGCACGGCGGCGAAGATCACGTACACGAGGAACCCCAGTAAAGCGCCCACGAGGAGCTCGAGCACAAGTGCTCCGAAGAAGCCCGAGGTATTGAGCGACTGGTAGGTGGCCGCGACGCGCGGGGACACGGCCAGGCCAAGACCGATCGCGAGCATGGCTTTGATGCGCACCGGGAACGCCTTGTACGAGAACGGGGGTGCGATCACGAGAAACGCGACCATGCGCACGCTGGCCAGCATCACCGCTTCAATCCAGGCGAAGTTCAGGGTGAATTCCACCTACCCGCCGCCGATCAGGCCGGGAATTTTGTCGAACATTGCGTAGGTGAAGGCAACAGATTCGGAGATCATCCAGTGACCGGTGACGATCAAGGCGATCGAGACCGCAACGGCTTTGGGCACGAAGGAGAGTGTTACCTCCTGAATTTGAGTGATTGACTGCAGCAGCGAGATGGCGAAACCCACTACGAGGGCGGTCACGAGCACCGGGGCGGAGAGCTTGGCGGCGAGCATGAGGGCCTGCAGGCCAATGTCGAGGACGGCGTTGGTATCCATCAGAGCCGATAACTGCCGACAAGCGACGTGATGATGAGGCCCCAGCCGTCCACCAGGATGAATAGGAGAATCTTGAAGGGCAGCGAGATCATCACGGGCGGGAGCATCATCATGCCCATCGACATCAGCGCCGCGGAGACGACGATGTCGATCACGAGGAACGGAATGAAGATGACAAAACCGATGATGAACGCGGCGCGCAGCTCGGAGATCATGAAGGCGGGAATGAGCGTGAGCAGCGGCACGTCGTCGGGGCTGGCCGGGTTCTCCTGATCCGCGGCGCGGGTCATCAGGGCAAGGTCTTCCTCACGCGTGTTGCCCATCATGAACTGTTGAAGTGGAGCGGATGCCGCCGCGAGGGCATCCGCGAACGTTGTCGTTCCGTCGAGATACGGTGCAACCGCGAGCGTGTTGATCTCCGTGAGCACCGGCGCCATGATGAACAGCGACAGAAACAGGGCAAGTCCGGCGAGAACCTGGTTGGGAGGAATCGACGGCAGGGCCAGCGCGTTGCGTGTCATGGCCAGCACGACGAAGATCTTGGTAAAGCTCGTCATCATGAGCAGCAGAGCCGGGGCCACCGAGAGCAGCGTGATCCCCACGATGGTCACAATGGCCGAGGATGGGGCTCCATTCGGCCCGTTGATGTCGATCGTCAGCCCGCCGCCGCCCACGCTGGGATCTACGGGTGCGGTGGGGTCGGTGGGGGTCGTCGGGTCGTTGGGCATTTTCGGATCGACCGGGAGTGCCTGGCCGGTGGAAGCGGTGAACCAGAGCAGGGCTACGGTGATCACGACAACCGCGGCAATCAGCAGCCAGAGCCGGAGAGTAAAGGACAGGCCTGCTGGCTTCGGCGGGGCGGGGACGTGCGGCGGAGCCGGCGTCGTGGCCCGGGTGCTCACCGACCCTGCCGAAGCACGGCTGCGGCCTGCTGCCAGGTGGAGGCAGAGAGAATCGATCCGCCGAGCGCCCCGGCGGGTGCGGGCTTGCGGCGTGGGCGGAATTCGAGCGGTGGCGCTATGTCGGTGCTCTCGTGGGCATTCCCGACGGTGCTGGCCACGGTCAGAGAACGCGCAAAGGCGGCGTGGCCCTCGGCCGGAACCGGCGTCTCACTGCCGTGCAACACGGTCACGGACTGCTCGGTCACACCCAGAACCAGGCGCTGGCCGTCAATGTCGACAACCACGACGGATGCCTTCTGGCCGAGCCCCTGTCGGCCCACGACGGTAACAAGGTTGGCTCCGCCGCGCGCGCGAACTCCCTTGGTGAAGCGACGCTGCATGTACCAGAGCAATGCCAAAACCACGGAGAGGGACAGCACCACCCGCAGCGCCACGATCACGGTTTCCATGTCAGGAGTTAGCCTCAACCACGTCAAGAATCTGCGTGATGCGAATGGCGTAGTCCTGATCGACGACCACGATCTCACCGTGCGCGATGAGGCGCCCGTTGAGCATGACGTCGGCCGGGGCTCCGGCCGAACGGTCGAGTTCGATGACGGCACCGGGTTCAAGGGAGAGCACCTCGCGCACGGGCATGCGCGTGTGGCCGATTTCGACGGTCAGTGACATCCAGACGTTATTGATGCGGCCGAGGTTACTCACCGCTGAGGCAGTGGTTCCCTTGGTGCTGGCGGTTCCCCCGGGGGTTGCTCCGGTGCGGCGCAGTCGAAGCGCAAACCAGCCCACCGTCTCGCCGCCGCCGATGAGTTCGAAAACGTGCGTTTCGGCATCCGTAAAAAGGCTCGAGGCGTCTTCGACGCGGGTGTCGCCGAGCACGCCGACTCCGAGCACGCTGGCCGCGCTGTCGAGGGACGGACGGAGCACATCGTGGCTCGCGACGAGACCGGATGGTGACCCACCGGCAGCATCAAAAGCCGTGGGGTCCATGAGCACAATGGCCAGATCAGCGGATGTGCTCCCCACGAACGAGGCCACGGCGGCCGAGCCCACCCGGGCGCTCAGTGCGGAGCTTCCGTGCGTCTCGACGGCTCGCAGGGGCACGCCAGTGGGAAGCACCCGGATCAGGGCATCAACGGCGGTGGTGGACAACACTCCGGTGTCAGTCATTATGGTTTCTCCTCGGTGTCGATCACGATGCAGGCAAGTCTTGAACCGTTGACTCCCACGGCGGCGGTGGCCAGAACCTGACCGTTCACCACCAGGTCAAGCGGTCGATGCTGGGGATGAGGAATGGTGAGCAGGTCCCCCACCGCGAGGCTCAGAATGCGGTTCGGCAGCACCTGGATCGGGTTCAGTCGAAGAGACACGTCGACGGGTACGAACGTGAGTTGGTGTTCGAGGAGCGCCCGGGCATTCTCGATAGAGCTTGTGGGGTTGGCTTCACCGAGTTGGGGCATGAGTGCGTTCTCGGGAATTGCGATGGTGGCCCGAATGGGGGCGTCACCGCCGGCCCGAATGGCGAACGTGGCCACAATCATGAGATCACTCGTGGCGGCTGCCTGCGCGAACTGGGAGTTGTACTGGATTCCGTCCATCACCACATCGGTGAGCAGCAGGTCACCGAGCGAATAACGAAGGTCTTCCAGTCCCTCCTCGATCAGGTGGCGAATGAGGGCCTGTTCGATCGGAGTGAACTTGCGTTCCGCTGTGGCAGCTTTGGTGCCATTACCGCCGAGC
This sequence is a window from Cryobacterium sp. CG_9.6. Protein-coding genes within it:
- a CDS encoding flagellar biosynthetic protein FliR codes for the protein MEFTLNFAWIEAVMLASVRMVAFLVIAPPFSYKAFPVRIKAMLAIGLGLAVSPRVAATYQSLNTSGFFGALVLELLVGALLGFLVYVIFAAVQSAGGLIDLFSGFQMAQGYDPQAMVNGAQFTRLFQMTALVLLFTSGGYQLIIGGLVRSFNALPLGGGIDMATPVQMLISSVSQMFLAAVQIAGPLLVVLFLADAGLGLITRVAPALNAFALGFPLKILITLILAATVYVALPRIVSSLTGQAVDALMGVG
- the fliQ gene encoding flagellar biosynthesis protein FliQ, translated to MDTNAVLDIGLQALMLAAKLSAPVLVTALVVGFAISLLQSITQIQEVTLSFVPKAVAVSIALIVTGHWMISESVAFTYAMFDKIPGLIGGG
- the fliP gene encoding flagellar type III secretion system pore protein FliP (The bacterial flagellar biogenesis protein FliP forms a type III secretion system (T3SS)-type pore required for flagellar assembly.), with translation MSTRATTPAPPHVPAPPKPAGLSFTLRLWLLIAAVVVITVALLWFTASTGQALPVDPKMPNDPTTPTDPTAPVDPSVGGGGLTIDINGPNGAPSSAIVTIVGITLLSVAPALLLMMTSFTKIFVVLAMTRNALALPSIPPNQVLAGLALFLSLFIMAPVLTEINTLAVAPYLDGTTTFADALAAASAPLQQFMMGNTREEDLALMTRAADQENPASPDDVPLLTLIPAFMISELRAAFIIGFVIFIPFLVIDIVVSAALMSMGMMMLPPVMISLPFKILLFILVDGWGLIITSLVGSYRL
- a CDS encoding flagellar biosynthetic protein FliO, with the protein product METVIVALRVVLSLSVVLALLWYMQRRFTKGVRARGGANLVTVVGRQGLGQKASVVVVDIDGQRLVLGVTEQSVTVLHGSETPVPAEGHAAFARSLTVASTVGNAHESTDIAPPLEFRPRRKPAPAGALGGSILSASTWQQAAAVLRQGR
- the fliN gene encoding flagellar motor switch protein FliN, with amino-acid sequence MTDTGVLSTTAVDALIRVLPTGVPLRAVETHGSSALSARVGSAAVASFVGSTSADLAIVLMDPTAFDAAGGSPSGLVASHDVLRPSLDSAASVLGVGVLGDTRVEDASSLFTDAETHVFELIGGGETVGWFALRLRRTGATPGGTASTKGTTASAVSNLGRINNVWMSLTVEIGHTRMPVREVLSLEPGAVIELDRSAGAPADVMLNGRLIAHGEIVVVDQDYAIRITQILDVVEANS
- a CDS encoding flagellar motor switch protein FliM, whose translation is MPAATPKTVELYDFRRPTTLAREHARVLELAFETFARQWGTQLTARVRLLCQVTCDQVLMQTYDEYASGLPSTTAMVLCSIEGIAAKTVMQFPTRAALSWVDHMLGGNGTKAATAERKFTPIEQALIRHLIEEGLEDLRYSLGDLLLTDVVMDGIQYNSQFAQAAATSDLMIVATFAIRAGGDAPIRATIAIPENALMPQLGEANPTSSIENARALLEHQLTFVPVDVSLRLNPIQVLPNRILSLAVGDLLTIPHPQHRPLDLVVNGQVLATAAVGVNGSRLACIVIDTEEKP